From Leptolyngbya sp. KIOST-1, one genomic window encodes:
- the recJ gene encoding single-stranded-DNA-specific exonuclease RecJ, producing MNELSLGWQLPPAEPCPDCWVDAVAQALPGPNHRWLAQVLWQRQVCSLEDLAGWLNPAAYRPTPASALGADLAIAVNRLQQAIDTQEKVAIWGDFDADGVTATAVLWDGLGQLIPKGDRLRYFIPNRLIESHGLSRRGLDQLAEWGATLLVTCDTGSTSGAEIAYATDLGMAVIVTDHHTLPPGESGADIGAVALLNPRRLPPEHPLATLSGVAVAYKLLEGLYGALASPPPLDPVLDLVAIGLIADLVELRGDCRYLAQRGLAQLQTQTQPHPPYPRPGLAELLALCKRTGDRPTDISFGLGPRINAVSRIHGDASFCVELLTSQDRDRCKTLASEAELANTRRKALQRDLYEQVMARVAQVDLATTRCLVLADEQWPTGILGLVAGQVAQALGRPTILLRLDPPDQTAGPQLARGSARSVKGLDLYQLFQAQADLLSGFGGHPLAAGLTLPVEHIELLAAALNRMVREQLGGDSAPQPVLEIDLAVTVSDLGQPLFRQLKALEPCGMGNPVPKLLVRQAWFQNAFHRRLRDRHNKTVGFIKTEFELWDDGAVAGFPGEWWGHYRDELPTGRCDLVVELDFNSHTGYHVKLVDVRPVQVEAAGAMPSPAVPILDWRQQVPPEPAAALRVDQAPVQWSDWQAWQRQAAQTGLPLALTFAADDDLSPVVVWQELVGVAKYLVRTGKTVARSQLSDRLRLSAPSLAIGLSALQVSGFEITDLDDDAIAVRASSGSPDPSSAPERAQVQRFLDAVQEEQFRRRYFAQVPVTALS from the coding sequence ATGAATGAACTTTCGCTGGGGTGGCAGCTGCCCCCAGCCGAGCCCTGCCCCGATTGCTGGGTCGATGCCGTGGCCCAGGCGCTGCCAGGCCCTAACCACCGCTGGCTGGCCCAGGTGCTATGGCAGCGCCAGGTGTGTTCCCTTGAGGATCTGGCTGGCTGGCTCAACCCGGCGGCCTACCGGCCAACGCCAGCCAGCGCCCTGGGGGCCGACCTGGCGATCGCGGTCAACCGACTCCAGCAGGCGATTGACACCCAGGAGAAGGTGGCAATCTGGGGTGACTTCGATGCGGACGGGGTAACCGCCACGGCGGTGCTGTGGGACGGGTTGGGCCAGCTGATTCCCAAGGGCGATCGGCTCAGGTACTTCATCCCCAACCGCCTGATCGAATCCCATGGGCTGTCGCGGCGCGGCCTGGACCAGCTGGCCGAGTGGGGAGCCACCCTGCTGGTCACCTGCGACACCGGCAGCACCAGCGGGGCGGAAATTGCCTACGCCACGGACCTGGGCATGGCGGTGATCGTGACCGACCACCACACCCTGCCGCCCGGCGAGAGTGGGGCCGACATCGGCGCAGTGGCGCTGCTCAACCCCCGGCGGCTGCCGCCGGAGCATCCCCTGGCGACCCTCTCGGGGGTGGCGGTGGCCTACAAGCTGCTGGAGGGGCTCTACGGAGCGCTGGCGTCGCCGCCGCCCCTGGACCCGGTGCTGGATCTGGTGGCGATCGGCCTGATTGCCGACCTGGTGGAGCTGCGGGGGGACTGTCGCTACCTGGCCCAGCGGGGGCTGGCGCAGCTACAAACCCAGACCCAACCGCACCCCCCCTACCCCAGGCCGGGGCTGGCGGAGCTGCTGGCCCTCTGCAAGCGCACGGGCGATCGCCCGACGGATATTTCCTTTGGGCTGGGGCCGCGCATCAACGCCGTCAGCCGCATCCACGGCGATGCCAGCTTCTGTGTGGAGCTGCTGACCAGCCAGGACCGCGATCGCTGCAAAACCCTGGCCTCCGAAGCAGAGCTGGCCAATACCCGCCGCAAGGCCCTCCAGCGCGATCTCTACGAGCAGGTGATGGCCAGGGTGGCCCAGGTCGACCTCGCCACCACCCGCTGTCTGGTGCTGGCCGACGAGCAGTGGCCCACGGGCATTCTGGGCCTGGTGGCGGGGCAGGTGGCCCAGGCCCTGGGGCGGCCCACCATTCTGCTGCGCCTCGATCCCCCCGACCAGACCGCTGGCCCCCAGCTAGCGCGGGGGTCGGCGCGATCGGTAAAGGGGCTGGATCTGTACCAGCTGTTTCAGGCCCAGGCCGACCTGCTCAGCGGCTTTGGGGGACATCCCCTGGCGGCGGGGCTGACCCTGCCGGTGGAGCACATTGAGCTGCTGGCGGCGGCGCTCAACCGGATGGTGCGTGAGCAGCTGGGCGGGGACTCCGCGCCCCAGCCGGTGCTGGAAATCGATCTGGCGGTGACGGTGAGCGACCTGGGCCAGCCTCTGTTTCGCCAACTGAAGGCGCTGGAGCCCTGCGGCATGGGCAACCCGGTGCCAAAGCTGCTGGTGCGCCAGGCCTGGTTTCAAAATGCGTTTCACAGGCGGCTGCGCGATCGCCACAACAAGACCGTCGGCTTCATCAAGACCGAGTTTGAGCTGTGGGATGACGGCGCTGTGGCCGGGTTTCCGGGGGAGTGGTGGGGCCACTACCGCGACGAGCTGCCGACGGGGCGCTGCGACCTGGTGGTGGAGCTGGACTTCAACAGTCACACCGGCTACCACGTCAAGCTGGTGGATGTGCGGCCGGTGCAGGTCGAGGCGGCTGGAGCAATGCCGTCACCAGCGGTTCCCATTTTGGATTGGCGGCAGCAGGTGCCCCCGGAGCCCGCTGCGGCGCTGCGGGTCGATCAGGCCCCGGTGCAGTGGAGTGACTGGCAGGCCTGGCAGCGGCAGGCGGCGCAGACCGGTCTCCCCCTGGCCCTGACCTTTGCAGCCGACGATGACCTGTCCCCGGTTGTGGTCTGGCAGGAGCTGGTGGGGGTGGCCAAGTACCTGGTTCGCACGGGCAAGACGGTGGCGCGATCGCAGCTCAGCGATCGGCTGCGCCTGTCGGCCCCCAGTCTGGCCATCGGTCTGTCTGCCCTTCAGGTGTCTGGGTTTGAGATCACCGACCTGGATGACGATGCGATCGCCGTTCGGGCTAGCTCTGGTTCCCCTGACCCCAGTTCAGCGCCCGAGCGAGCGCAGGTGCAGCGCTTTCTGGACGCTGTGCAGGAGGAGCAGTTTCGCCGCCGCTATTTTGCTCAGGTGCCCGTGACCGCCCTTTCCTGA
- a CDS encoding adenylate/guanylate cyclase domain-containing protein, translated as MDDAPAAIDLVIVDDDTETACLLQRLLSQQGYKILVAESGQQAIAYISASKPGLVLLDLLLPDMDGYTLCQQLKHDPLTTEIPVIVLSSLVDSIDKVKAFQAGATDYITKPFAVQEVLVRVQNQLRLAQQRQQLSQQNALLTQEVQERTKMERALMAAETNYRSIFENATVGIFKASVDGQLLSVNPSMARLYGYDSAQAMVDTIADISRQIYLQPKRRDELVVYLNRFDKITDAESEVFRKDGTTFWVSEDIWKVWDKEGNFLHYEGIVHDISERRQMETELRQQRQQADRLLVNILPYRIAQRLKGGARTIAESLDQVSVLFADLVNFTAASSQMTPRQLVKMLNEVFSMFDQLAEFHRLEKIKTIGDAYMVAGGLPTLNDDHAAAIAQFALDICDAIKQFPRPDGNTFQIRVGINTGPVVAGVIGRRKFAYDLWGDTVNIASRMEATGEAQRIQVTPELYEKLKDQFQFEPRGYVAVKGRGQMMTYWLVGRR; from the coding sequence GTGGATGACGCTCCCGCCGCTATCGATTTAGTCATCGTCGACGACGATACTGAAACCGCGTGCCTGCTGCAACGGCTGCTGAGCCAGCAGGGGTACAAAATTCTGGTGGCCGAAAGTGGGCAGCAGGCGATCGCGTATATCTCCGCCTCAAAACCGGGTCTGGTGCTGCTCGATCTGCTGCTGCCGGACATGGACGGCTATACCCTGTGCCAGCAGCTCAAGCACGATCCGTTGACCACCGAGATTCCAGTCATTGTCCTCAGTTCGCTAGTAGACTCCATCGACAAGGTCAAGGCGTTTCAGGCGGGGGCCACCGACTACATCACCAAACCGTTTGCTGTGCAGGAGGTGCTGGTGCGGGTGCAGAACCAGCTGCGGTTGGCCCAGCAGCGGCAGCAGCTCAGCCAGCAAAACGCCCTGCTCACCCAGGAGGTGCAGGAGCGCACCAAGATGGAACGGGCGCTGATGGCCGCCGAAACCAACTACCGCAGCATTTTTGAGAATGCAACGGTGGGCATCTTCAAGGCATCAGTGGACGGTCAGCTGCTCAGCGTCAACCCATCCATGGCTCGCCTCTACGGCTACGACTCCGCCCAGGCGATGGTGGACACCATCGCCGATATCAGCCGCCAGATCTATCTCCAGCCCAAGCGTCGCGATGAGCTGGTGGTCTACCTGAATCGCTTTGACAAGATTACCGACGCTGAGTCAGAGGTATTTCGCAAAGACGGCACCACTTTTTGGGTCAGCGAAGACATTTGGAAAGTGTGGGATAAAGAAGGCAACTTCCTACACTACGAGGGCATCGTTCACGACATCAGCGAGCGGCGCCAGATGGAGACCGAACTGCGCCAGCAGCGGCAGCAGGCCGATCGCCTGCTGGTCAACATTTTGCCCTACCGCATTGCCCAGCGGCTCAAGGGCGGAGCTCGCACCATTGCCGAAAGCCTGGACCAGGTCAGCGTGCTGTTTGCCGACCTGGTTAACTTTACCGCCGCCTCCAGCCAGATGACGCCGCGCCAGCTGGTCAAGATGCTGAACGAAGTGTTCTCCATGTTTGACCAGCTGGCCGAGTTTCATCGGCTAGAAAAGATCAAGACCATCGGCGATGCCTACATGGTGGCCGGGGGGCTGCCCACCCTCAACGATGACCACGCCGCTGCGATCGCCCAATTTGCCCTCGACATCTGTGACGCTATTAAGCAGTTCCCCCGACCTGACGGCAACACCTTTCAAATTCGGGTGGGCATCAACACAGGTCCGGTCGTCGCCGGGGTGATTGGCCGACGCAAGTTTGCTTACGACCTCTGGGGCGACACCGTCAATATTGCCAGCCGCATGGAGGCCACAGGCGAGGCCCAACGGATTCAGGTAACGCCCGAGCTATACGAAAAGCTCAAGGACCAGTTTCAGTTTGAGCCCCGGGGCTATGTGGCGGTCAAAGGTCGGGGCCAGATGATGACCTACTGGCTCGTAGGGCGACGCTAA
- a CDS encoding diguanylate cyclase domain-containing protein, whose protein sequence is MSLRQQATVLIAKAAPHQAEALAQLLSTAGHRVQICTETEVLLRAGSSDPLPDLIILQVAGASSWGYTLGQKLAANPTTAAIPVLFAGWFEDAPSRQQVFTSGGQDYLTYPFVAADVTARVDHWLAVTAAPSTRPTLLKDSLQRLHNTLDLETILQTAVQDVRQQIQADRVIIYQFGRNGRGLVTHEAVVDESLSVLHRQVEDACFDQEHAAKYWSGRIGQINDVEALGNVSQCYRAMLRSFDIRANLVAPIIHNLPGQPRYLWGLIIVHQCYGPRCWQPHEIDLLLEISAHLAIALQQSHLFEQVRHQARQEMLLNHILDEIRASLDVQHILTCTVEHLGNALRLRQCGITLLQHNLANLPTPFVVAVPSPGMSEPTVPLEITDALRQQLMLDSSLVVLPYRVNPLQLRPNASQLVVQGDTTYLATAIRIENQVQGVLWACPSPDYLSAIEHKSLWTQSDLSLIEEVTLQLSQALQQATLYQQLQAANDELQRLAHLDGLTQIANRREFDRYLAQEWQRLQREQGSLALVLADVDYFKGYNDTYGHLAGDDCLRSIARLLAQVTKRPADLAARYGGEEFALILPNTTAAGAIALAAAAQTYLTRLAIANAASPLYGQVTVSFGIAVLIPTPALPTETLIQRADQALYAAKENGRNRYCLWSEAIESANA, encoded by the coding sequence ATGTCGTTACGTCAACAGGCAACGGTTTTGATCGCGAAGGCTGCCCCCCACCAGGCTGAGGCCCTGGCCCAGCTCCTGTCTACCGCCGGCCACCGGGTGCAGATCTGTACAGAAACGGAGGTGCTGCTCCGGGCAGGGTCGTCAGACCCGCTGCCCGATCTGATCATCCTACAGGTCGCCGGGGCCAGCAGCTGGGGCTATACCCTGGGCCAAAAGCTGGCCGCCAACCCCACCACAGCCGCTATACCGGTCCTCTTTGCCGGCTGGTTTGAGGATGCCCCCAGCCGCCAGCAGGTGTTTACCTCGGGGGGCCAAGACTATTTAACCTACCCCTTTGTCGCCGCCGATGTGACCGCGCGAGTCGACCACTGGCTGGCGGTCACCGCCGCCCCATCTACCCGCCCTACTCTGCTGAAGGACAGCCTGCAGCGACTGCACAACACGCTCGATCTAGAGACAATTTTGCAGACCGCCGTGCAGGACGTGCGGCAGCAGATCCAGGCCGATCGCGTGATTATCTACCAGTTTGGCCGCAACGGCCGCGGCCTGGTCACCCACGAAGCCGTTGTCGATGAATCGCTGTCGGTACTGCACCGCCAGGTAGAAGACGCCTGCTTTGACCAGGAGCACGCCGCCAAGTATTGGTCGGGGCGAATTGGCCAGATTAACGATGTGGAAGCGCTGGGCAACGTGAGCCAGTGCTATCGAGCAATGCTGCGGAGCTTTGACATTCGAGCCAACCTGGTTGCCCCGATTATTCACAATCTGCCTGGGCAGCCCCGCTACCTGTGGGGCCTGATCATTGTGCACCAGTGCTACGGGCCCCGATGCTGGCAGCCCCACGAGATTGATCTCCTGCTTGAGATCTCGGCCCACCTGGCGATCGCCCTGCAGCAGAGCCACCTGTTTGAACAGGTCCGGCACCAGGCTCGCCAGGAGATGTTGCTCAACCACATTCTCGACGAAATTCGCGCCAGCCTGGACGTCCAGCACATTCTCACCTGCACCGTCGAGCACCTGGGCAATGCCCTCCGCCTGCGCCAGTGCGGGATTACCCTGCTGCAACACAATCTGGCGAACCTACCCACGCCGTTTGTGGTTGCCGTGCCGTCGCCTGGCATGAGTGAACCCACCGTTCCGCTAGAAATTACCGATGCGCTGCGACAGCAGCTGATGCTGGACAGCAGCCTGGTGGTTTTGCCCTACCGGGTCAATCCGCTGCAGCTGCGACCCAATGCCTCCCAGCTGGTGGTGCAGGGGGACACAACCTACCTGGCCACGGCCATTCGAATCGAAAACCAAGTGCAGGGGGTACTGTGGGCCTGCCCCAGCCCTGACTACCTGAGCGCCATTGAGCACAAAAGCCTCTGGACGCAAAGCGATCTGAGCCTGATTGAAGAAGTGACGCTGCAGCTCAGTCAGGCGTTGCAGCAGGCCACCCTCTACCAGCAGCTCCAGGCCGCTAACGATGAGCTGCAGCGGCTGGCCCACCTCGACGGCCTGACCCAGATTGCCAACCGCCGCGAGTTTGACCGCTACCTGGCCCAGGAGTGGCAGCGCCTGCAGCGAGAACAGGGCAGTTTGGCCCTGGTACTGGCCGATGTCGACTATTTCAAGGGCTATAACGACACCTACGGCCACCTGGCGGGCGACGACTGCCTGCGATCGATCGCCCGCCTGCTGGCCCAGGTGACCAAGCGCCCCGCCGATCTGGCCGCCCGCTACGGGGGCGAAGAGTTTGCCCTGATCTTGCCCAACACGACCGCGGCCGGGGCGATCGCCCTAGCCGCGGCAGCCCAGACCTACCTCACGCGTCTCGCCATTGCCAACGCCGCCTCCCCGCTGTACGGGCAGGTTACCGTCAGCTTTGGCATTGCCGTCCTCATTCCGACCCCTGCTCTGCCCACCGAAACGTTGATTCAGCGGGCCGATCAGGCCCTCTACGCCGCTAAGGAGAATGGCCGCAACCGCTACTGCCTGTGGTCGGAGGCGATAGAATCAGCAAATGCCTGA
- the dusB gene encoding tRNA dihydrouridine synthase DusB, with amino-acid sequence MPDLATVSLSPALQQRLRSPLVIGSVTVPSRVLQSPLSGVTDRAFRQLVRRYAPSSMLYTEMVQATGVCQAQQLEKIMDIDPSEQPISVQLFDCRPDFMAAAARKAVAEGARTIDINMGCPVNKITKKGGGSSLLRQPEVAAAIVRTVAEAVPVPVTVKTRIGWDDDHINAVEFARQMEAAGAQMLTLHGRTRSQGYHGPARWEWIARVKAALSIPVIANGDIVSVAAAARCLEQTGADGVMCSRGTLGYPFLVGEIDQFLKTGCVPPAPTSRDRLGCAREHLGLLWQYKGQKGIHQARKHMAWYVKGFEGAAPLRQQLCQIDTVEAGYALLDGAIANLVSPAALAR; translated from the coding sequence ATGCCTGATTTAGCCACCGTTAGCCTGTCCCCCGCCCTGCAGCAGCGACTGCGATCGCCCCTGGTGATCGGTTCTGTCACCGTGCCCAGCCGGGTGCTGCAGTCGCCCCTCTCCGGCGTCACCGATCGCGCCTTTCGCCAGCTGGTGCGCCGCTACGCCCCCAGCTCCATGCTGTATACCGAGATGGTTCAGGCCACTGGGGTCTGTCAGGCCCAGCAGCTCGAAAAAATCATGGACATTGACCCCAGCGAGCAGCCGATCAGCGTTCAGCTGTTTGACTGTCGGCCCGACTTTATGGCCGCCGCCGCTCGCAAAGCCGTGGCCGAAGGGGCCAGAACCATCGACATCAACATGGGCTGTCCGGTCAACAAAATCACCAAAAAAGGCGGGGGCTCGTCGCTGCTGCGCCAGCCCGAGGTGGCCGCGGCGATCGTGCGCACTGTAGCTGAGGCCGTTCCTGTCCCCGTCACCGTCAAAACCCGGATTGGCTGGGATGACGACCACATCAACGCCGTCGAATTTGCCCGCCAGATGGAAGCTGCCGGAGCCCAAATGCTCACCCTCCACGGCCGCACCCGCAGCCAGGGCTATCACGGTCCGGCCCGCTGGGAGTGGATCGCCCGAGTCAAGGCGGCGCTGTCCATTCCCGTCATCGCCAATGGCGATATTGTTTCGGTGGCGGCGGCGGCACGCTGCCTGGAGCAAACCGGGGCCGATGGAGTGATGTGCTCGCGGGGCACTCTGGGCTATCCCTTTCTGGTGGGTGAAATTGACCAGTTTCTCAAAACCGGCTGCGTCCCGCCGGCCCCCACCTCCAGGGACCGACTGGGGTGCGCCCGAGAGCACCTGGGCCTGCTGTGGCAGTACAAGGGCCAGAAGGGCATTCACCAGGCCCGCAAACACATGGCCTGGTACGTCAAAGGGTTTGAGGGGGCCGCTCCCCTGCGCCAGCAGCTCTGCCAGATCGATACGGTGGAGGCGGGCTACGCTCTGCTGGATGGCGCGATCGCCAATTTGGTCTCCCCGGCGGCCCTGGCCCGCTAG
- a CDS encoding DUF3318 domain-containing protein, whose translation MGELRRLRSLLPPELQSWVTVESAIDVTPPLITCEELGKDQVEIQVDLLKWEQLALDQRNLLFWHEVGRIQNDTIPRDGWEMAALAIGLGGAVGELWVQDGLLLMLALSLCGFSSWRLYKRNNNQKTLQESISADERAIAIATRFGYTLPNAYKSLGSALKTLIEQTPKKRQRDRYIKRLEALKKSAAKAKESARAERGDMRSAY comes from the coding sequence ATGGGTGAGCTTCGCCGTCTGAGAAGCCTACTGCCCCCAGAGCTTCAGAGCTGGGTGACGGTGGAGTCGGCCATTGACGTTACCCCACCCTTAATCACCTGTGAAGAACTGGGCAAAGACCAGGTCGAAATTCAGGTCGATCTGCTCAAATGGGAGCAGCTGGCCCTCGACCAGCGCAATCTACTGTTCTGGCACGAGGTGGGCCGCATCCAAAACGACACCATTCCCCGGGACGGTTGGGAAATGGCGGCTCTGGCGATTGGCCTGGGCGGTGCGGTGGGCGAACTGTGGGTACAGGACGGGCTGCTGCTGATGCTGGCCCTGAGTCTGTGCGGGTTTTCCAGCTGGCGGCTCTACAAGCGCAACAACAACCAAAAAACCCTACAGGAGAGCATCAGTGCCGACGAGCGGGCGATCGCCATTGCCACCCGCTTTGGCTACACCCTGCCCAATGCCTACAAGAGCCTGGGCAGCGCCCTCAAAACACTGATCGAGCAAACCCCCAAGAAGCGCCAGCGCGATCGCTACATCAAGCGCCTGGAGGCCCTCAAAAAGAGCGCCGCCAAGGCCAAAGAGAGCGCCCGGGCCGAGCGCGGCGACATGCGATCGGCCTACTAG
- a CDS encoding CIA30 family protein produces the protein MSQAPPSLAPVSPPPKVVLLGGAGRTADRLSAAIQPLGYQVGTVAEGTDCPDIVNTAVVVGLPTEESDNPQTWIAQLGQRTPYEEATLIDFQPLDPAIAVLWGSLDDGVMGGVSTSQVQWQQGLRFVGQVSTANSGGFASIRTRNLEPPLDLGQWQGTVLQVQGDGQRYKWILRDSPGWDSLAYCRSFDTAADSSSQIRTPFRAMVATRRARTMPEATPLNPTQLYSMQLMLSKFEYDGELNPAFQAGAFGLTVRQVGVYRQGAKPLVVLPEGSSEVGAVLTAAGLTGVVPQGSGFEVVGASGHLPPEVTPELVSSILQVVGVAG, from the coding sequence ATGTCCCAAGCTCCCCCCAGTCTAGCGCCTGTGTCGCCGCCACCGAAGGTAGTTCTGCTGGGTGGAGCAGGCCGTACCGCCGATCGGCTCAGCGCCGCGATCCAGCCGCTTGGCTACCAGGTGGGAACGGTCGCTGAGGGGACTGACTGTCCTGACATCGTCAATACGGCGGTGGTGGTTGGGCTGCCCACCGAGGAGTCGGACAACCCGCAGACCTGGATTGCTCAGCTGGGCCAGCGGACGCCCTACGAGGAGGCTACCCTGATTGACTTCCAGCCGCTCGACCCGGCGATCGCGGTCCTGTGGGGCAGCCTGGACGACGGCGTGATGGGGGGTGTCAGCACCAGCCAGGTGCAGTGGCAGCAGGGGCTGCGATTTGTGGGCCAGGTTTCAACGGCCAACAGTGGCGGCTTTGCCTCGATCCGCACCCGCAACCTGGAGCCGCCCCTGGACCTGGGCCAGTGGCAGGGCACGGTGCTGCAGGTCCAGGGCGACGGCCAGCGCTACAAGTGGATTTTGCGCGACAGCCCCGGCTGGGACAGCCTGGCCTACTGTCGCTCATTTGATACCGCCGCCGATTCCTCCAGCCAAATTCGAACGCCCTTTCGGGCCATGGTGGCCACCCGACGCGCCCGCACGATGCCCGAAGCCACTCCCCTAAATCCAACCCAGCTGTACTCCATGCAGCTGATGCTGAGCAAGTTTGAGTACGACGGCGAGCTAAATCCGGCTTTCCAGGCCGGTGCGTTTGGGCTCACGGTGCGCCAGGTGGGAGTCTACCGCCAGGGGGCAAAGCCGCTGGTGGTGCTACCTGAAGGGTCTTCAGAGGTCGGGGCAGTGCTGACGGCGGCGGGCCTGACTGGGGTGGTGCCCCAGGGCTCTGGGTTTGAGGTGGTTGGGGCCAGCGGTCACCTGCCGCCAGAGGTAACTCCGGAGCTGGTCTCTTCAATTTTGCAAGTGGTTGGCGTTGCGGGTTAG
- a CDS encoding glycosyltransferase family 4 protein has translation MRILIYSYNYHPEPIGIAPLMTELAEGLAARGHQVRVVTAMPNYPERTIYPEYRGRLYATETRNGVMIQRCFVMACPKRGLLGRLLLESSFITLSLWPALRGWRPDIILNSSPSLPACLPVAILKTLFQCPSVLNLQDILPEAAIQTGLLSNPLAIRAFELLESFAYRSATRISIIAPGFRDNLRSKGVPDSKMVPISNWVDVDFIAPRPQASSEFRRRHGLQDKFVVLYTGNIAETQGVRTAIRAAQALTTYPDIQMVIVGEGKQLTALDRFRQQLGLNNVSLLPFVPRAELPDLLAAADVGLILQKHGVVGFNMPSKTQVLLASGRPILASVPAHGTAAQAVLASGGGLVVDPENPTALAKGILDLYHQPEKAQALARRGRQYALEHYSAKRAIDRYEALFYALTSPQRQPLDGDMVLALQPVQK, from the coding sequence ATGCGAATTCTTATTTATTCTTACAACTATCATCCCGAGCCCATCGGCATTGCGCCCTTGATGACCGAGCTGGCCGAGGGCTTGGCCGCCAGGGGTCATCAGGTGCGGGTTGTTACCGCTATGCCAAACTATCCTGAGCGCACCATCTACCCTGAGTATCGCGGTCGCCTCTACGCCACCGAAACACGCAACGGCGTCATGATCCAGCGCTGCTTTGTGATGGCCTGCCCAAAGCGGGGGCTGCTGGGGCGGCTGCTGCTGGAGTCAAGCTTCATCACCCTGAGCCTGTGGCCTGCTCTGCGGGGGTGGCGTCCCGATATCATCCTCAATAGCAGTCCGTCGTTGCCGGCCTGCCTGCCGGTTGCCATCCTGAAAACACTGTTTCAGTGTCCCAGCGTGCTCAACCTGCAGGATATTTTGCCCGAGGCGGCCATCCAGACCGGCCTGCTTAGCAATCCCCTGGCCATTCGGGCGTTTGAGCTGCTCGAATCGTTTGCCTACCGAAGCGCTACCCGCATCAGCATCATCGCGCCGGGTTTTCGTGACAACCTGCGGAGCAAAGGCGTACCCGATAGCAAAATGGTGCCCATTTCCAATTGGGTAGACGTAGATTTTATTGCCCCTCGCCCCCAGGCCAGCAGCGAGTTTCGCCGTCGCCACGGGCTACAGGACAAGTTTGTGGTGCTCTACACCGGCAACATTGCCGAAACCCAGGGGGTCAGAACGGCGATTCGGGCCGCCCAGGCCCTAACCACCTACCCGGACATCCAAATGGTGATTGTGGGAGAGGGGAAGCAGCTGACGGCCCTCGACCGGTTTCGCCAGCAGCTGGGCCTGAACAATGTTTCGCTCCTGCCCTTTGTGCCTCGGGCCGAACTACCGGATCTGCTGGCCGCGGCCGATGTCGGCCTGATTTTGCAGAAGCACGGTGTCGTCGGGTTCAACATGCCGTCTAAAACCCAGGTGCTGCTGGCCAGCGGTCGACCCATCCTGGCCTCTGTGCCTGCCCATGGCACCGCCGCCCAGGCCGTGCTGGCCAGCGGTGGTGGGCTGGTGGTCGACCCGGAAAATCCCACGGCTCTGGCCAAGGGCATTCTGGATCTGTACCACCAGCCGGAAAAGGCGCAGGCCCTGGCCCGTCGGGGTCGCCAGTATGCGCTGGAGCACTACTCGGCCAAGCGCGCGATCGATCGCTATGAGGCTCTGTTTTACGCGCTGACGTCGCCCCAGCGTCAGCCCCTGGACGGGGACATGGTGCTGGCCCTGCAGCCGGTCCAGAAGTAG
- a CDS encoding ExbD/TolR family protein gives MRFKSKVAPPPPPVDLIPMLTVMMGILAFFVVITLTLGSEKLIEVQLPAEQQDNAPPPLPADPFIVQLVGENQVQLNGQPIEIDALKGQMEAYLGRNPENIVFLLPSQDLPYEQVMQFLGEMRSVGGRRVSLAIEE, from the coding sequence ATGCGCTTTAAGTCAAAGGTCGCCCCGCCGCCTCCGCCGGTAGATCTGATTCCCATGCTGACGGTGATGATGGGCATTCTGGCCTTTTTTGTCGTCATCACCCTCACCCTGGGCAGCGAAAAGCTAATTGAGGTGCAGCTCCCCGCCGAGCAGCAGGACAACGCGCCGCCACCCTTGCCCGCCGACCCGTTCATTGTGCAACTGGTCGGGGAAAACCAGGTGCAGCTCAACGGTCAGCCCATCGAAATCGACGCCCTCAAGGGGCAGATGGAAGCCTACCTGGGCCGCAACCCAGAGAACATCGTCTTTCTGCTGCCCAGCCAGGACCTGCCCTACGAGCAGGTAATGCAGTTTCTGGGCGAAATGCGCTCTGTGGGCGGCCGTCGGGTTTCCCTAGCGATTGAAGAATGA